The genomic window GAGTGAATATAACCAATCTCTAAAGAATAGAGGGTCACTTACTGTTTGGATAAGTAAGGATATAGAGAAGTTATGGTATTTTAGTAAAGGCAGTATATGTAAACGTGGAAGGTTAACCTTTTATTCTGATTATGTAATAGAGATGATGCTAACGGTTGTGTTGCAAAGAATAGAAATTGGAGATAGATGTTGGTAGAAGCAAATAACT from Candidatus Jidaibacter acanthamoeba includes these protein-coding regions:
- a CDS encoding transposase, whose translation is MKRRKQERRSNSKKIKYKINNWSEYNQSLKNRGSLTVWISKDIEKLWYFSKGSICKRGRLTFYSDYVIEMMLTVVLQRIEIGDRCW